From Thermoflavifilum aggregans, a single genomic window includes:
- a CDS encoding VOC family protein: protein MNLEFKPKGYNSVSPYFVVNGANKLIDLLIKIFDAEVLRKYDMPDGKIMHAEIKIDDSVLMFGDSSDKFPPNKLLTHIYVPDVDKVFQKAIDLGCEPIEEPKERDGDPDRRGAFKDFAGNIWSIATQINKEK, encoded by the coding sequence ATGAACCTAGAATTTAAGCCAAAAGGATATAACTCTGTATCACCCTATTTTGTTGTGAACGGAGCTAACAAATTGATTGATTTGTTAATCAAGATTTTCGATGCAGAGGTATTGCGGAAATATGATATGCCTGACGGAAAAATAATGCACGCTGAAATTAAAATTGACGATTCTGTGCTTATGTTTGGAGACTCGTCAGATAAATTTCCACCGAATAAATTACTGACTCATATTTATGTTCCGGATGTCGATAAGGTTTTCCAAAAAGCGATAGATTTAGGCTGTGAGCCCATCGAAGAACCTAAAGAAAGAGATGGCGACCCAGACCGCAGAGGAGCCTTTAAGGATTTTGCTGGAAATATTTGGTCGATTGCAACACAAATCAATAAAGAAAAATGA
- a CDS encoding VOC family protein: MQKIPFKPKGMNIVNPYLIVENVQELINFTEQVFNAKLRYKLYRPNGQIMHAEILIGDSIVMAGEPMKDFGIFPCSLFLYIEDCDSVYTKALNYGCTSIMEPTTMRHAGERYGGVMDKNGNIWWIATHIENVSPEEQAKRIQEMKENWREE; this comes from the coding sequence ATGCAAAAAATCCCCTTTAAACCTAAGGGAATGAATATCGTCAACCCGTACCTTATAGTAGAAAATGTTCAGGAATTGATTAACTTTACCGAGCAGGTATTTAATGCAAAACTAAGGTATAAACTATACCGCCCAAACGGACAAATAATGCACGCTGAAATATTAATTGGAGACAGCATAGTTATGGCAGGAGAGCCTATGAAAGACTTTGGAATCTTCCCATGTTCACTTTTTCTGTATATCGAAGACTGCGATAGTGTTTATACAAAAGCATTAAATTACGGTTGCACATCAATTATGGAGCCGACAACAATGAGGCACGCAGGTGAAAGATATGGCGGAGTAATGGATAAAAACGGTAATATTTGGTGGATAGCAACTCATATTGAAAATGTAAGTCCAGAAGAACAAGCAAAACGAATACAAGAGATGAAAGAGAATTGGAGAGAAGAATAA
- a CDS encoding gamma carbonic anhydrase family protein: MPVILAVKDQYPEIGENCFIAPNATIVGDVVIKNDCSIWFNAVIRADVNSIRIGNRVNIQDGAIIHCTYQKTKTIIGDHVTIGHRAILHGCTVEDNVLIGMGAIVMDHAHIHSNVIIAAGAVVLEGTVVESGCIYGGVPARKLKEIPVEEVNREIERIANNYIFYSGWYEDKK, translated from the coding sequence ATGCCAGTTATCTTAGCTGTCAAAGATCAATATCCTGAAATAGGAGAAAATTGCTTCATTGCTCCCAATGCAACAATTGTGGGAGATGTGGTGATTAAAAACGATTGCAGCATCTGGTTCAATGCAGTGATCCGCGCCGATGTAAACAGCATTCGCATCGGTAACCGGGTAAATATCCAGGATGGTGCCATCATTCATTGCACCTACCAGAAAACCAAAACCATCATCGGCGATCACGTAACCATCGGCCATCGGGCGATATTGCATGGCTGCACGGTAGAAGATAATGTCCTCATCGGTATGGGTGCCATTGTAATGGATCACGCGCATATTCATTCCAATGTCATCATTGCAGCAGGTGCTGTGGTGCTGGAAGGTACGGTCGTAGAAAGCGGCTGTATTTATGGCGGTGTACCGGCGAGAAAATTAAAAGAAATTCCTGTTGAAGAAGTGAATCGTGAAATAGAACGGATTGCCAACAACTATATCTTCTACTCCGGATGGTATGAAGATAAAAAATAG
- a CDS encoding ArnT family glycosyltransferase, which yields MAKKTKILIGFIGLKFLLQYLLLSSEYELHRDEYLYLDQANHLAWGYLSVPPFTSWTSYIIRLLGNSIFWVRFFPALYGALTIYVVWKAIEELGGNLFALILGATCVLFSALLRINILYQPNSFDVLSWTVLYFILLKYIKTEDAKWLFIGATAFAIGFLNKYNIVFLLIGLVPSLLITEHRKIFLKTTFYFAILLSLILILPNLIWQYNNNFPVLHHLKELAETQLVNVNRVEFLKNQLLFFLGSFIEIFSSFYAFLFYKPFQKYRLFFFSIIFTLIAFLYFRAKDYYAIGIYPIYIAFGSVFLADVLKVGWKKFLQPIAIGITLLLFIPIYNVAFPNRSPEYIIQHSDNYKKLGMLRWEDGKDHSLPQDFADMLGWKELAQKVDRIYLSLPNKNNTLILCDNYGEAGAINFYTNQKLRAVSFNADYIDWFDLTKKYENLILVKEAEEVNLALHEISPFFLNSNLADSITNQYAREFGTGIIVFTGAKIDIRQRIKYEIDEKKNYH from the coding sequence ATGGCAAAAAAAACGAAAATTTTAATAGGTTTCATTGGACTTAAATTTTTGCTGCAATACTTACTATTAAGTAGTGAGTATGAACTGCATAGAGACGAGTATTTATATCTTGACCAAGCAAATCATTTGGCTTGGGGTTATCTTTCTGTTCCACCTTTTACCTCTTGGACATCATACATTATTCGATTATTGGGCAATTCAATTTTTTGGGTTAGATTTTTCCCTGCCCTCTATGGTGCTTTGACAATCTATGTGGTTTGGAAAGCAATAGAAGAATTAGGAGGAAACCTATTTGCATTGATTTTAGGTGCAACTTGTGTTTTATTTTCCGCACTATTGCGAATAAATATCTTGTATCAACCCAATTCTTTTGATGTCTTAAGTTGGACGGTTTTATATTTTATTCTACTAAAATACATTAAAACGGAAGACGCAAAGTGGTTGTTTATAGGGGCCACAGCATTTGCAATCGGATTCTTAAATAAATACAACATTGTTTTTCTATTAATCGGACTTGTACCTTCATTATTGATTACTGAACATAGGAAAATATTCTTAAAAACCACTTTTTATTTTGCCATTTTATTAAGCTTGATTCTAATTTTACCTAATCTCATATGGCAATACAATAACAATTTTCCAGTCTTACACCATTTGAAAGAATTGGCCGAAACTCAATTAGTAAATGTCAATAGAGTTGAATTTTTAAAAAATCAGTTGCTCTTTTTTTTAGGTTCATTTATTGAAATATTTTCATCATTTTATGCGTTCCTTTTTTATAAACCATTCCAAAAATATCGTCTTTTCTTTTTCTCAATAATCTTTACTTTAATAGCCTTTCTTTACTTTAGGGCGAAAGATTATTATGCCATTGGTATTTACCCTATTTACATTGCTTTTGGTTCTGTTTTTCTTGCAGACGTATTAAAAGTCGGTTGGAAAAAATTTTTACAACCAATTGCAATTGGAATTACCCTACTACTATTTATTCCTATTTATAATGTTGCGTTTCCAAATAGAAGTCCAGAGTATATAATTCAGCATTCAGACAATTACAAAAAGTTGGGTATGTTGCGTTGGGAAGATGGTAAAGACCATTCATTACCACAGGATTTTGCAGATATGCTCGGTTGGAAAGAATTAGCACAGAAAGTTGATCGCATTTATTTAAGTTTACCGAATAAAAATAATACGCTTATTCTTTGCGATAATTATGGAGAGGCAGGGGCAATTAATTTTTATACAAATCAAAAATTACGAGCAGTTTCATTTAATGCAGACTACATAGATTGGTTTGATTTAACTAAAAAATATGAAAACTTAATTTTAGTAAAGGAAGCTGAAGAAGTAAATTTAGCATTACACGAGATATCGCCATTTTTTTTAAATTCAAATCTAGCAGACTCAATAACTAATCAATATGCCAGAGAATTTGGGACGGGGATAATTGTTTTCACAGGTGCAAAAATTGACATTAGACAAAGAATTAAATATGAAATTGACGAAAAGAAAAACTATCACTAA